Genomic DNA from Oncorhynchus clarkii lewisi isolate Uvic-CL-2024 chromosome 28, UVic_Ocla_1.0, whole genome shotgun sequence:
ACTCCGCTAGCTCCAGCAATGCCGGAGCCAAACCCAGGACGAGAGCCACTCCCAGGACGACCTCTCCAACCCCCCTTGGAAGTTTTTCTACCCATCTTAGGGCCTCCGCTGTCCTTGCCTCTTCTTGTCCGAATCTTCTGCTGTAATCATTAAAAATATGAATTTAAACTTTTAAAAAGGAAAAAGCAGAACCTTTTTGACCAGACTAATCGGAAAAAGTTATTATTTCAAGAGATGCATGTTTCCACATTCATGAAATTCATAAACTGCTATGCATTTAATGACCTTTAACAtctgcatttttttttattgcagaTCAACTGTTCTGACACTGTTAGGCTACCTTTAGCATTACGTCCTAACTAATATAGGTAGGGAGATGTTGAGAAATAACTTACAACTTCTGCCTCCATGTATTCACAAGAAATGTCAGACCGGTCAGTGTTGAGGGTGTTGCCAATCTCCAGAATCGGATGTCTGACCTCCATGCTGCACATCATTCGTTTCTATAGAGGAAGGAGTCATTGACAATTAGCCATTTGCCAATCTCAGCTTATTATTTGTCGTTTCTTGCGTCCCATAACTATTATTTCACACAATACTGTAAAATCCAATTGTTCTTACCCCATTTTTCTTCAGAGGGCATGGTTGGCCTCGCTGCCCCTGTGCCTTACTGCAGAGTGTCTCCTGCAGGGGGAAGCTCAACCTTACAGACACCTCAGACTGGTCCACATCCTCTGTATTCAACTTGGATCAGAGAGAAAACACAGTATTGTCAATTATTTCAATGCCCCCCACATTGAGTCTATTTCTTTTCCATGTAAAAGTATCTGAAAATGTGTACATGTTGTTGCATATTAAACAGACAAATATCGCTTAACTTGACTGGAATAAAACTATTTAACAAACCATGACACATAAACATTGTTGTGCCCCTCAGCACTGTGTAAATAAGAGGAGGGAAACGTTCATACTGTCAGTCTCACTGTCTCAATACTCACAGTCTCGACTTCCAGCTGGTTCAGAAGCGGATGGAAAGCCTGCTCTTCCACAGGAAGCAGCTGATTTGAAGCAGCTGTGATGATGTCTTCATACCTGGTCTCAGTCTGGGTCTGACCTCTGACCAGCAGGTTAGCCACAGCGAGCAAGAGGAGAGATCTCACCAGAGCCTTCATCTTCATGTCTGATTCCTACTCTGAGAACCACCTCTGTTTTATAGTCTGTCTTGTTCTTATAGGAAAACCTAGGGTTGAGCAATCCAGGCTTTTGGGAAACCACTGCCTGCAGGTTGTCATGCTTCTTCCAGGACTAGGTTAGGCCTAATCTGTGTCTACGAAAATGGCTCTACATGTTGTCTGCCAATTAGATCAGTCAGACTATTGGCCCCTTTGCAGTATATTGCTAAATTAGATACATATTTTAGTTTAAACAGCGTAATGAACAATTATTC
This window encodes:
- the LOC139387257 gene encoding uncharacterized protein isoform X2; amino-acid sequence: MKMKALVRSLLLLAVANLLVRGQTQTETRYEDIITAASNQLLPVEEQAFHPLLNQLEVETLNTEDVDQSEVSVRLSFPLQETLCSKAQGQRGQPCPLKKNGKRMMCSMEVRHPILEIGNTLNTDRSDISCEYMEAEVKIRTRRGKDSGGPKMGRKTSKGGWRGRPGSGSRPGFGSGIAGASGVNHVGTLPA
- the LOC139387257 gene encoding cathelin-related peptide SC5-like isoform X1, with the protein product MKMKALVRSLLLLAVANLLVRGQTQTETRYEDIITAASNQLLPVEEQAFHPLLNQLEVETLNTEDVDQSEVSVRLSFPLQETLCSKAQGQRGQPCPLKKNGKRMMCSMEVRHPILEIGNTLNTDRSDISCEYMEAEVQKIRTRRGKDSGGPKMGRKTSKGGWRGRPGSGSRPGFGSGIAGASGVNHVGTLPA